A genomic region of Tissierella sp. contains the following coding sequences:
- the secA gene encoding preprotein translocase subunit SecA, whose product MAGLFDKIFGSYSDRELKKITPLVDKIESLDEQMKSLTDQQLKEMTLQFKNRLNQGENLDDILPEAFAVVREASDRVLGKKHYRVQLFGGIILHQGRIAEMKTGEGKTLMATLAAYLNALTGKGVHIVTVNDYLAKRDKEWMGKIYEFLGLTVGCIVHGITNAERKAAYNCDITYGTNNEYGFDYLRDNMVIYKEEMVQRPLYFSIVDEVDSILVDEARTPLIISGTGDKSTKLYEVADNFVRSLSSRIIDPKEDKTDPFNREIKEETVDFLIDEKAKSCSLTENGTAKAESFFGIENLSDMENMEIAHHVNQALKARSIMKRDIDYVVNDGEVIIVDEFTGRLMYGRRYSDGLHQAIEAKEKMNVKSESKTLATITFQNYFRMYMKLSGMTGTAKTEESEFREIYNMDVVEIPTNKPIIRDDLADSVYRNENAKFKAVVNEIKERHSTGQPVLVGTISIEKSEALSKLLKKEGIPHEVLNAKQHSREAEIVAQAGRYNAVTIATNMAGRGTDIVLGGNPEFIAKLEMQKKGYPDEVLALVDSFFDTDSEEVMEARKVYKELHDKYKLETDENNKKVLAAGGLHIIGTERHESRRIDNQLRGRSGRQGDPGSTRFYIGLDDDLMRLFGGERMQNLIDTLKMPEDEPLEHSILTKTIENAQKKVEGNNFGIRKHVLKYDDVMNKQREVIYGERRKVLEGENLRSYIQDMTKSLIGENVEIFTRQSKFPEEWDIEGLENAMVNLLNIKKGFLKFDDIESLTKEILTDRIIEAAEAKYKAKEEEFGEERFREVERVVLLQVVDSKWMDHIDAMDQFRQGIGLRAYGQEDPVRAYQREGFDMFDEMTHSIWEDTVKYLYQVENPDKIQRKRVAEPLATNADEITKTIVNKEKKVGRNDPCPCGSGKKYKKCCGQE is encoded by the coding sequence ATGGCAGGTTTATTTGATAAGATATTTGGCTCCTATAGTGATAGAGAGTTAAAGAAGATTACACCTCTAGTAGACAAAATAGAATCTCTAGATGAACAGATGAAAAGCTTAACTGATCAGCAGCTCAAGGAAATGACTTTACAATTTAAGAATAGATTAAATCAAGGAGAAAATCTTGATGACATTTTACCAGAAGCTTTTGCAGTAGTTAGAGAAGCGTCAGATAGAGTCCTTGGCAAGAAACATTATAGAGTTCAATTATTTGGTGGGATAATACTTCATCAAGGTAGAATCGCAGAGATGAAGACTGGTGAGGGTAAGACTTTAATGGCTACCTTAGCAGCATATTTAAATGCTTTAACAGGTAAAGGTGTTCATATTGTTACAGTAAATGATTACTTAGCTAAAAGGGATAAGGAGTGGATGGGTAAAATCTACGAATTTCTAGGGCTTACAGTTGGTTGTATTGTACATGGTATTACTAATGCTGAAAGAAAAGCAGCTTATAATTGTGATATTACTTATGGTACAAATAATGAATATGGATTTGACTACCTTAGGGATAATATGGTCATATACAAGGAAGAGATGGTTCAAAGACCTCTTTATTTTTCCATAGTTGACGAAGTGGATAGTATATTAGTAGATGAGGCTAGGACTCCATTGATTATTTCTGGTACGGGTGACAAATCTACTAAACTTTATGAAGTGGCTGATAATTTTGTAAGGTCTCTTAGTAGTAGAATAATAGATCCAAAGGAAGATAAAACAGATCCCTTTAATAGGGAAATAAAAGAAGAAACAGTAGATTTCTTAATAGATGAAAAAGCAAAATCTTGTTCTCTTACTGAAAATGGTACTGCTAAGGCAGAATCCTTCTTTGGTATAGAGAATTTATCGGATATGGAAAATATGGAAATAGCTCATCATGTGAATCAAGCCCTAAAGGCTAGATCCATAATGAAAAGAGATATTGATTATGTAGTCAATGATGGAGAAGTAATTATTGTAGATGAATTTACAGGAAGACTAATGTATGGAAGAAGATATAGTGATGGACTTCACCAAGCCATAGAAGCTAAGGAAAAGATGAATGTAAAATCTGAGTCTAAGACTTTAGCTACTATTACATTCCAAAACTATTTTAGAATGTATATGAAGCTTTCTGGTATGACAGGAACTGCTAAGACTGAGGAATCAGAATTTAGAGAGATATATAATATGGATGTAGTAGAAATACCTACTAACAAGCCAATAATTAGAGATGACTTAGCCGATAGTGTATATCGTAATGAAAATGCTAAATTTAAGGCAGTAGTCAATGAAATAAAAGAAAGACATAGTACAGGTCAGCCAGTATTAGTGGGTACTATATCAATTGAAAAGTCTGAGGCTCTTTCAAAACTACTTAAGAAGGAAGGAATTCCTCACGAAGTATTAAATGCAAAACAGCATAGTAGAGAGGCAGAAATTGTAGCTCAAGCTGGTAGATATAATGCCGTGACTATTGCCACAAATATGGCAGGTAGAGGTACAGATATTGTATTAGGAGGAAATCCAGAGTTTATTGCTAAACTGGAGATGCAGAAGAAAGGTTATCCAGATGAAGTATTAGCCCTTGTGGATAGTTTTTTTGATACAGATAGTGAAGAAGTCATGGAAGCAAGGAAAGTATATAAGGAATTACATGATAAATATAAATTAGAAACTGATGAAAATAATAAAAAGGTCCTAGCAGCAGGTGGACTTCACATAATTGGTACAGAAAGACATGAATCTAGGCGTATAGATAATCAGCTTAGAGGTCGTTCCGGTAGACAAGGAGACCCTGGTTCTACAAGGTTCTACATTGGGCTAGACGATGATTTAATGAGGCTATTTGGTGGTGAAAGGATGCAAAACCTAATTGATACCTTAAAAATGCCAGAAGATGAACCATTAGAGCATTCAATTTTAACAAAGACCATAGAAAATGCCCAAAAGAAGGTAGAAGGGAATAACTTTGGAATTAGAAAACATGTATTGAAATATGATGATGTAATGAATAAGCAAAGGGAAGTAATCTATGGTGAGAGAAGAAAAGTATTAGAAGGTGAAAATCTAAGATCCTATATTCAAGATATGACAAAATCTCTAATAGGAGAGAATGTTGAGATATTTACTAGACAAAGTAAGTTCCCAGAAGAGTGGGATATTGAAGGATTAGAAAATGCCATGGTTAATCTTTTAAATATAAAGAAAGGCTTCTTAAAATTTGATGATATTGAAAGTCTGACTAAAGAAATCCTTACTGACAGGATTATTGAAGCTGCTGAGGCAAAATATAAAGCTAAGGAAGAAGAATTTGGTGAAGAAAGATTTAGAGAAGTGGAAAGGGTAGTTCTACTTCAAGTAGTAGATAGTAAGTGGATGGACCATATAGATGCTATGGATCAGTTTAGACAGGGTATTGGACTAAGGGCTTATGGTCAAGAGGATCCAGTTCGTGCATATCAAAGAGAGGGTTTTGATATGTTTGATGAAATGACTCATAGTATTTG
- the hpf gene encoding ribosome hibernation-promoting factor, HPF/YfiA family yields MKLNFTGKNMEITDALRDVTQKKIGKLDKYFQKDIEGNVTFSSEKNRKIIEVTINLPGTIIRAEESTDDMYVSIDKAVDVLERQIRKYKTRLQNRYKNSETIRFENVAPLTPEEEADRPKLVKKKRFSIKPMSSEEAILQMELLRHNFFVFMDANNEDVSIVYKRKDGNYGLIEPEI; encoded by the coding sequence ATGAAATTGAATTTTACTGGAAAAAATATGGAGATTACAGATGCACTAAGGGATGTAACACAGAAAAAGATAGGAAAACTAGATAAATATTTCCAGAAAGATATTGAAGGTAATGTCACTTTCAGTTCAGAGAAGAATAGAAAAATAATTGAGGTAACCATAAACCTACCTGGAACTATTATTAGAGCTGAAGAATCAACAGATGATATGTATGTTTCAATTGACAAGGCAGTTGATGTATTGGAAAGGCAAATCAGGAAATATAAAACAAGATTACAAAACAGATATAAAAACAGTGAAACTATTAGGTTTGAAAATGTTGCACCACTGACACCAGAGGAAGAAGCAGATAGACCTAAATTAGTAAAAAAGAAAAGATTCAGCATAAAACCAATGTCATCAGAGGAAGCAATACTACAAATGGAATTACTTAGACACAATTTCTTTGTATTTATGGATGCTAATAATGAAGATGTAAGCATAGTATATAAAAGAAAAGATGGAAATTATGGATTGATTGAACCAGAGATTTAA
- the flgN gene encoding flagellar export chaperone FlgN, whose product MTVTNINKVILLSKDKKKLLTDLLKLTKKQKDLIDNDNLDDLGIVLEDKENIMNKVDIIDKDFLGLYNTIKSEEGIDSFDKIDVRKFDNVKTLKDIVEDVNNILNEISALDNENTRKMKSNIDKIKLDIKQVKEGKKAYKGYNYESSVSMLIDEKK is encoded by the coding sequence ATGACAGTTACTAATATTAATAAAGTTATATTATTATCAAAGGATAAGAAGAAACTACTAACTGATCTTTTAAAGCTGACAAAAAAACAAAAAGATTTGATAGACAATGATAATTTGGATGATTTGGGAATAGTATTAGAAGACAAAGAAAATATAATGAACAAGGTTGATATCATAGATAAAGATTTCTTGGGATTATATAATACTATTAAATCAGAGGAAGGTATAGATAGTTTTGACAAAATCGATGTAAGAAAATTTGATAATGTTAAAACATTAAAAGATATTGTAGAAGATGTAAACAATATTCTTAATGAGATATCAGCCTTAGATAATGAAAATACTAGGAAAATGAAATCCAATATAGACAAGATAAAATTAGATATAAAACAAGTAAAAGAAGGAAAAAAAGCATATAAGGGATATAACTATGAATCTTCAGTAAGTATGCTTATAGATGAAAAAAAGTAG
- the fliS gene encoding flagellar export chaperone FliS, which translates to MNYQALNQYKQNTVLTATPEELTLMLYEGAIKFMNIGKYSIENKNYEKTHSSLMRAQDIITELSYSLDMNYEISKELRGLYDFVLSKLVDANIKKDINAIDEALVIVNDMRDTWKEVIKQIKQKVYQAK; encoded by the coding sequence ATGAATTATCAGGCTCTAAATCAATACAAGCAAAATACTGTTCTTACAGCGACGCCTGAAGAACTAACACTTATGTTGTATGAAGGTGCAATTAAGTTTATGAATATTGGGAAATATAGTATAGAAAACAAGAATTACGAAAAGACCCACTCTTCATTAATGAGGGCTCAAGATATTATTACAGAATTAAGTTATTCCCTAGACATGAATTATGAAATATCCAAAGAGCTTAGAGGCTTGTATGATTTTGTATTGTCTAAGTTAGTAGATGCTAATATTAAAAAAGATATAAATGCTATAGATGAAGCACTTGTAATAGTAAATGATATGAGAGACACATGGAAAGAAGTCATAAAGCAAATTAAACAAAAAGTTTATCAGGCTAAGTAG
- the fliD gene encoding flagellar filament capping protein FliD, whose product MSNMRVSGMYSGMDTDAMVQSLMKVERMKVDRFEQSKQVALWRQEGYNSVNKLYANFILNTKKDIGLKTSSSTGSLFDTSYTNLSYVRKATSSNEAAATISSTSKAVNGSFSIEVKELAKGASFTSAKLDENALVGIKHMEFNLTSDNIKIEVGSTVGTTDITMDDVVKSINAKTEETGVTAFYDKTNGRLFMQTTETGKDAYIGLTAVTGNAASVQFINKLKNNIKEQNSAGEGHTGAIYSLGKDSKISFNGVDLTYSSNNFTLNGLNIEAKSIGTTNINVSTNVDGIMEKIEKLVSDYNALIDASSLLLNEKKYSSYHPLSAEEKSAMKDDDVKLWTEKAKSGLLNNDETINRTLQSMRNDLYKTLEGVDEKYNHITKIGISTESYARGSAGGKLQIDTEKLRKAIEEDPEGVMELLFKDGSYDADGKEILGDAKNSSKGIFTRVYDDLITGMKSIIDKSGPGSDSDLLRSVKSNMLLDFVTKKSSISDIDKSIAEMNQKIDNLNILFAKKEESYYAKFTQMEKYMQQMSSQSGWLSQQFG is encoded by the coding sequence ATGAGTAATATGAGAGTTTCAGGAATGTATTCAGGTATGGATACTGATGCTATGGTTCAAAGCTTGATGAAGGTTGAAAGAATGAAGGTTGACAGATTCGAACAATCTAAGCAAGTAGCATTATGGAGACAAGAGGGATACAATAGTGTCAACAAACTATATGCAAACTTTATATTGAACACTAAAAAGGATATAGGGTTGAAGACAAGTAGCAGTACAGGATCACTGTTTGATACATCTTATACTAATCTTAGTTATGTAAGAAAAGCAACATCATCAAATGAAGCAGCAGCTACTATATCATCTACATCTAAAGCTGTTAATGGAAGTTTTAGTATTGAGGTTAAGGAATTGGCAAAGGGTGCTAGTTTTACCAGCGCTAAATTGGATGAAAATGCTTTAGTAGGTATTAAACATATGGAATTTAATTTAACTTCAGATAATATTAAAATTGAAGTGGGAAGCACAGTTGGAACAACTGATATAACCATGGATGATGTAGTTAAGTCTATAAATGCAAAGACAGAAGAAACAGGAGTAACTGCTTTTTATGATAAGACTAATGGCAGATTATTTATGCAAACTACAGAAACTGGAAAAGATGCATATATTGGATTAACAGCTGTAACTGGAAATGCTGCTAGTGTGCAATTCATCAATAAACTTAAAAACAATATAAAAGAACAGAATTCAGCAGGTGAAGGGCATACAGGAGCTATTTATAGTTTGGGCAAGGATTCAAAAATTTCGTTTAATGGTGTAGATTTAACTTATTCATCTAATAACTTTACTTTAAATGGGTTAAACATCGAAGCTAAATCAATAGGCACTACAAATATCAATGTCTCCACAAATGTAGATGGCATAATGGAGAAAATTGAAAAGCTTGTAAGTGATTATAATGCTTTAATAGATGCATCATCCTTGCTTTTGAATGAAAAAAAATATAGTAGTTATCATCCTCTATCTGCAGAAGAAAAGAGTGCTATGAAAGACGATGATGTTAAGCTATGGACAGAAAAAGCTAAGTCAGGCTTGTTAAATAATGATGAGACTATTAATAGAACACTGCAATCCATGAGAAATGATTTATATAAGACTTTGGAAGGTGTAGATGAAAAATATAATCATATTACGAAAATAGGAATATCCACTGAATCCTATGCTAGAGGATCTGCTGGTGGAAAACTCCAAATAGATACTGAAAAGCTTAGAAAAGCCATCGAAGAAGATCCTGAGGGAGTAATGGAGCTATTATTTAAGGATGGTAGCTACGATGCAGATGGAAAGGAAATACTAGGAGATGCTAAAAATAGTTCTAAGGGTATCTTCACAAGGGTATATGACGATTTAATAACTGGAATGAAATCCATTATAGATAAATCAGGTCCAGGAAGTGACTCAGATTTGCTTAGATCTGTAAAGTCTAATATGCTTTTAGATTTTGTAACTAAAAAATCAAGTATCTCCGATATAGATAAATCCATAGCAGAGATGAATCAAAAAATAGATAATTTGAATATTTTATTTGCAAAGAAAGAAGAATCATATTATGCTAAATTTACACAGATGGAAAAATATATGCAGCAGATGAGTAGTCAAAGTGGTTGGTTATCACAACAATTCGGCTAA
- a CDS encoding flagellar protein FlaG, protein MQLDGIGSSTMINSSNSSNISHLSSTESKPRFETRTIPNRERNDGEQRYVEEKRFSEGEVIDIIEKANKDFVVYDRRFEFSIHEKTKEIMVKVIDTTNGEVIRELPPEKVLDMVAAIWEVVGIIVDKKI, encoded by the coding sequence ATGCAACTTGATGGAATAGGAAGTAGTACAATGATAAATTCTTCAAATAGCAGTAATATTAGTCATCTAAGTTCAACTGAAAGTAAACCAAGGTTTGAGACAAGAACAATACCAAACCGAGAAAGAAATGATGGGGAACAAAGATATGTAGAGGAAAAGCGTTTTTCAGAAGGAGAAGTTATTGATATAATTGAAAAAGCAAACAAAGATTTTGTTGTTTACGACAGAAGATTCGAGTTTTCCATACATGAAAAAACTAAGGAAATAATGGTAAAGGTAATTGATACAACTAACGGTGAGGTAATTAGAGAACTACCTCCAGAAAAAGTACTTGATATGGTTGCAGCAATTTGGGAAGTTGTTGGAATCATAGTAGATAAAAAGATATAG